In the genome of Sporocytophaga myxococcoides, the window TTCTTTATGAGTTCTTCAACACCTTTTTTTTCAAAGTAAAGGACTTCTGTTTCCAACAGTGTTTCAATTTTTGCCTGAGATTTTTCGCCTGTAATATAGCTTGCGTAGTCACCAATTACATCCTCATTAACTTGCAATAAATAACTGACCTCCTCGCCTTTTTCGTTCAGATAATAAATTCGGGCAGCTCCATTGATAATATATCCCAAACGGTCAAATACACCATTTTTTGCTTCTATAAGTTCGTTTTTCGCGTGTGTAACGATCAAGCAAATACCCAACAATTCCTCTACCCGGTCAATTGGTATTTGAAGCGTGGTTACTAATTTTTCTTTTACAGACTGCGTCATTTAATTTGAGCTACTGAGGTTCTGGCATTCTATATAAACCGGGCAATCATTTCAAAAAATCTGATTGTCTGTTAATGTCCCCTCATTTTTATTAAATAGTGATCAGGCTGAAAGTTAAGAAAGAAGAAGGTAAAACGCAGAACTTTTTCTAATTAACCACATAACTGTTTATTCCGGATTAA includes:
- a CDS encoding Crp/Fnr family transcriptional regulator; this translates as MTQSVKEKLVTTLQIPIDRVEELLGICLIVTHAKNELIEAKNGVFDRLGYIINGAARIYYLNEKGEEVSYLLQVNEDVIGDYASYITGEKSQAKIETLLETEVLYFEKKGVEELIKKDVFWLGFAKRISDLAFLSAKQRLDELFFFTPEQRYLNLLKKSPEILNKIPQKYISSYLGITPQSLSRIRKRIF